Proteins from a genomic interval of Quercus lobata isolate SW786 chromosome 11, ValleyOak3.0 Primary Assembly, whole genome shotgun sequence:
- the LOC115966306 gene encoding GDSL esterase/lipase At1g29670-like yields the protein MACQMKKKLLLLLLVLLVSNLQHCVNGTQQVPCFFISGDSWSDNGNNNNLVTKAKANYQPYGIDFPGGPTGRFTNGRNLVDIIAEHLGFNNSIPPFATASGQEILKGVNYASGAAGIREETGQLLGDRISLDRQLLNLQVTVSNIKNLLGNNESLATAYLNNYIYSVAIGNNDYLNNYFMPQFYPTSRIYNQLGLLGYTPVELTMCGTNSSCVNNIFNAVTLFNDRVVTLVNDFNNNLTNARFIYINTTEITLSSSTSQGKIS from the exons ATGGCATgtcaaatgaagaaaaaattgttgcttCTGCTACTTGTGTTGCTGGTATCGAACTTGCAACATTGTGTTAATGGAACGCAACAAGTGCCTTGTTTCTTCATTTCTGGGGACTCATGGTCTGATAATGGGAACAATAACAACCTTGTGACAAAGGCAAAAGCCAATTATCAGCCATATGGGATAGATTTTCCTGGGGGACCCACCGGAAGGTTTACTAATGGTCGCAATCTTGTTGATATCATTG CTGAACATCTGGGTTTTAACAATTCCATCCCACCTTTCGCTACAGCTAGTGGTCAAGAAATACTTAAAGGGGTCAATTATGCATCGGGTGCAGCGGGTATTCGCGAGGAAACAGGACA ATTGCTGGGTGATCGGATAAGCTTGGATAGGCAGTTGCTAAATCTCCAAGTTACAGTCTCAAACATCAAGAACCTACTTGGAAATAATGAATCATTGGCCACAGCTTATCTAAACAACTACATATACTCTGTTGCAATAG GTAATAATGACTACCTAAATAATTACTTCATGCCACAGTTCTATCCTACAAGCCGCATATATAACCAA TTGGGTCTATTAGGGTATACTCCAGTTGAACTCACTATGTGCGGTACTAATTCTTCATGTGTGAACAACATCTTCAATGCAGTCACACTTTTCAATGATAGGGTTGTCACATTGGTGAATGACTTCAATAATAATTTGACCAATGCTAGATTTATCTACATAAACACTACTGAAATCACTCTTAGCAGTTCTACGTCTCAAGGCAAGATTTCCTAA